The following proteins are co-located in the Gigantopelta aegis isolate Gae_Host chromosome 5, Gae_host_genome, whole genome shotgun sequence genome:
- the LOC121372964 gene encoding putative nuclease HARBI1 translates to MFDELLERITPFIEKEDTNYRKALEPGMKLVITLRHLATGDSYATLQYEFRVARNTICLLVKEVCDALVMELKNEVIVCPVDRGTWQEVAEEFPMRWNVPHACGALDGKRVAIRKPPKTGTMYHNYKGFFSVVLMAVVDADYKFMWIDVGGFGSQSDAQIYNQSELKECLEDGSIGLPPPSPCQMMSRTFPISCWEMTLLASAHTS, encoded by the coding sequence ATGTTTGACGAACTTCTTGAACGCATCACCCCCTTCATAGAAAAAGAAGACACCAACTACAGAAAGGCTCTGGAACCAGGGATGAAGCTTGTCATCACACTGCGTCATCTGGCAACAGGAGATTCCTATGCCACCCTGCAATATGAATTCCGGGTAGCCAGAAACACAATTTGCTTGTTGGTGAAAGAAGTCTGTGATGCCTTGGTGATGGAGCTCAAGAATGAAGTCATCGTATGCCCTGTTGACAGAGGCACATGGCAAGAAGTTGCTGAGGAGTTCCCGATGCGCTGGAATGTCCCACATGCCTGTGGAGCCCTGGATGGGAAACGTGTTGCCATCAGAAAGCCTCCCAAAACTGGAACCATGTACCACAACTACAAAGGCTTCTTTTCAGTCGTCCTAATGGCCGTGGTAGATGCTGATTACAAATTCATGTGGATAGATGTTGGTGGTTTTGGAAGCCAGTCTGATGCCCAGATCTACAACCAGTCAGAACTGAAAGAATGCTTAGAAGATGGCTCCATTGGACTCCCTCCACCTTCCCCTTGCCAAATGATGTCCAGGACTTTCCCTATTTCCTGCTGGGAGATGACACTTTTGGCCTCCGCACATACCTCATGA